A window of Nitratireductor kimnyeongensis genomic DNA:
ATCCGGCCGCAGCTTGTGGGCTTCCATGGCGGCGGTGCGCGCAGCCTGAGGATCGGCGTCCAGCACTTCGAGAGCCTTGGCGGTGAGCAACACGGCGCGACGATCGGTGACGCTCTCGCGCGCATCCTTGCCGCTCGGCTTGCGGCTGCCGAGCAATGCCAATGCCCCATCCCAGTCGCCCTCTGCCGTCTTCCCATCCAGTGTGGCGTTCACGGCCCAGTCAAGCTGGGGTGCATCTTCCACCGCCCGCTCCGCATAATGGCGGGCAACCTCGCGCTCACCCATTCGCTCGGCCTCGAGATACAGTCCGCGCAGACCCAGAAGACGCATCTCGGGATCGTCGAGCATCGCGGTGAACTTGTCGCGCGCCGCTTGCCGATCACCGTCCAGCAATGCTGCCTGCGCATCGAGAAGATGGATGAGCGGCTCCTGATCGGAAGAAATGAGCTTGGCCGCCTGCTGGCTCATGCGCCGCGCCAGACCGCCATCACCGGCGCCGGCCGCTATCATCCCGGTGGAAAGCGCCTGATAGCCGCGATCGCGACGACGCACACGGAAATACCGCGCAACCGCATAAGGGCTCGTCCAGATGCTGCGGATCAGCCACCACAGGATCATCACCGCCGCGACGATGGCAACGATGGCAACCGCAGCCACCATGAGGGAGACCTCGTAGCGATAGCCCGCGAAGGTGACGACAAGATCGCCGGGGCGCTCGGCCAGCCAGGCAAAGCCCAGCCCCAGAAGGAAGACGACAACAAGATAGAAGAGAATTCGGAACATCTGCGCTTATGCCCCCTTCAGCGCATCGGCGAGCGCCCTGTTCAATATCTGGTCGGCGGCCTGACGGGCCCTGAGCTTTTCAGCGAAATCGGCGCCGGCCTGTTTGCCTGCCTCCGGCAGAGTCTCGTATTCGGCAAGCGCCTTTTCATAATCATTGGCGACCACGGCCGCTTCCATGCGTGCGGCGATCGCATCCGGCCCATCGCCTTCGACGCTGCCCACCGGACGCACCACCACGAGCGAGCGGGCGCTGGCCATCAGATTGTCGATGATGCCGCCACCGCCATCGCCCGCCTGGCGCGTGGTGGCGGCCACGATGCGGCTCGCCACTTCGGGCGCCTCGGCGGCAAGCGCCGCGCGGCTCGGCACACCGGAGTTCGCATTCGCCTCAAGCGGCGCCAGCGCCTCGGCCTCACCCTCGGGTGCGATGGCGGTATAGGTCTCAAGCTCGCTGGCATAAGGCGTGCCGCGCTCCACAGCGGATTTCAGTGTGGTCGCGGCAATGACCAGCGCCATGCGCGGGGCGGCATCCGCCTCCTCAGCCTGCGCCTTCAGCGCGTCGACCTCGGTCTTCAGTGTGGAAAGAGCCGCGGCGTTGTCAGACGCCGTCTGGCTCGCCGTACCGGCCGCTTCGGATGCTTCCCGCACGCTGGCCTCTATCGACGAGATCCGGGAGGTTACATCTTCAAGCGCGGCTCCTGTTTCACCGCCTGCCGATAGGCCCTGCGTCTTTTCCTCAAGTGCTGCAAGCCGATCCGAGATCGCCTCAAGTCCCGGCCCCTCGCCGGCTTCGCCTGAGGAGATCGATTCGCGCAGCGCCGTAATCTCATTTCCCAGCTCGGAAAGGCGCTGCTCGGTTGCGCCGGCGCGCTCACGCGCCTCGCTCAACGCGGCCTCCACCGCTTCAGTGTTGCCGCTGGCGGCGGGCTGATCGCTCAACCTGCTTTCAAGTTCTGCCACCTGCTGACGGAGTGTTTCCAACGCCGGATCGGACGCATCGCCGCCCCTGTCGGGAGCCGGCAGGACCCCGGCCCACTGAAGGCCGCCGGCAAGCGCAAGCGCCACCACACCGCCAACAACACCACCGGCAACCGCACGGCCGGCGCCGCCGCTTTTGGGCGCTGTGGAACCCTGGAACTTTTCGGACTTCTTTTCAGCGTCGCCCTTGCTGGCACTGGCTTCGCCAGCCTTTGCGTCACGCCCAAAGCCGGCATCTTTGATCCCGGGCTTGTCTTTTGGCGCTGCGGCGGCCTGCTCATCTTTGGGTGCGGCGGAAGCCCCGGGCTTGGCAGATGAGGGCGTCTTGGCTGTTTCCGGCTTCGTCTCACTGGCGGTTTGCGCGCCTTGCCCGCCTGTCTGCTTGCTGGCTTCACCGGACGCGTCGGGCTTATCGACCTTTTCCCTCTTTACCTGATCGGGGTCCAGATCGATGGTCACCGGCTCCTTCTGGGTTTTGGAATGGCGCGTTCTCGGCGTTTTGACCATCAGGCAACTCCGCTGCAAAAGACTGTTCCTGCACTATGTGCAGTGCATATAAGTTCCTATCACACCCCTATATGGTGAAAACAGGGGCTCACAGGATCGGGCTTACGTCTTTAGCAGAAAGAGCAGACGATCTTCCGACGGAAAATCCGCAATTCGAGCGGTTTTTTTAACATCCTGACCCAAAATCCCGGCAATACGCTCTGAGAGACAATAAAATGTCGCAGCCCCCAATTTTGTTCCCATGGCAGACCGCGCCATGAACCGCCTGAGCTGTTCCGCGCCATTGGCCGAGTAGAGCAGCACGGCATCGACCGGCCACTCACCGATCACCGAGCGGATGGCCGCATCTGAGGGCTCCAGCGGCAAAGTGTCGTAAATTTCGATGAGACGTGGCCGGTGGCCTGCGGCTCGAAGCCGCGTTTCCAGCACGTCGCGGCGCACACGCCCACAAAGCACCGTTACATCGGCGGGAGCCATGAAAGCGGCATCGATGCATCGCGCCAGTCTCTCCGCGTCGCCAGCCTCGTCATCGACCACATCGAGCCCGGCAGCACGCGCGGCCTCGCCCGTTCGGCGTCCCACGGCTAAGACCGGCTTGCCCTTCAATGCATCGAAAACGGATTGTGGCGCGTGGCGGATAGCATTGGGGCTGGTGATAGCGACAACATCCACCGGCTGGGCGTGGATGGCGGGATGCAGCGGCACTGTTTCCGTCAACGGCAGGACGAGGGGCTCAAACCCCATTCCAGCGAGCCTGGCGGCGGTTTCCGAAGCGCCCGGTTCGGGGCGCGTGACCAGCACCCGCCGCATATTATTGCCAGCTGTCGAAGAACCGCGGGCCGGCCTTCTCACGGATTTCTGCGCCAGCCTCCGCGCCGAGACGGACAGCATCCACCGTGAGGCCTTCAGTTGCGATCTCGTGGGTCTCGCGACCATCTGGTGTAAGGATCAGGCCCGAAAAACGCAGCCTGTCACCCTCGATACGGGCGAGACCCGCAATGGGCGTGCGGCAGGAACCGTCAAGTGCGCCAAGAAAGGCGCGCTCGCAGAGAAGCGCGTCACCGGTTTCGGCATGGTGTATGGCTGCGATCATCGGTCCGATGCGCCGGTCGCCGATGCGGCTTTCGATGCAGATCGCGCCTTGCCCGAGTGCGGGCGGGAAACGTTCCGGGTCCATCACCTCTGTAGCAATGTGCGGCATACCGAGCCGGTTGAGCCCGGCAAGCGCCAGAAGTGTGCCTTCGGCAACGCCTTCCTCCAGCTTGCGCAGGCGCGTCTGCACATTTCCGCGGAACATGCCGACGTCGAGATCCGGGCGAAGACGAAGCACCAGCGCCTGCCGACGCAACGACGAGGTGCCGAGCTTTGCGCCCTGGGGCAAATCCTCAAGCTTTGCGATTGAGCGACCGATGAACACATCGCGCACATCCTCGCGCTCCAGAAAGGCAGAAATTTCCAGGCCATCAGGGAGTACGGTGGGCATGTCCTTGGAGGAATGCACGGCCAGATCGATGCGGCCATCGAGCATGGCTTCCTCGATTTCCTTGGTAAAAAGCCCCTTGCCGCCGGCCTGCGAGAGCGGGCGATCCTGAATGCGGTCACCCGAGGTGGAGATGACGACGATCTCGAACGCCTCTTCGGGCAGGCCGTGTGCCGCCATCAGGCGCGCGCGCACCTCTGCTGCCTGAGCCACTGCCAGAGCGCTTCCACGTGTGCCGATCTTCACCACATCAGTTTGCATGCTGTCACGTCCGTGCTAACCCCGCATCCGAACCGGATGCACCACACCCCTAACGGGGATTGGCGGCGACGGCAACATGAGCGGGTAAGGCTGAATGACGCGCATCCTTGGCATCGAGACGAGTTGCGACGAGACGGCGGCGGCTGTCATCGAAAGATCGGGCGAGAAAACCGAAATCCTGTCCAATGTGGTTCTGAGCCAGATCGCCGACCATGCCGCCTTTGGCGGCGTGGTGCCGGAGATCGCAGCTCGCGCCCATGTGGAAGCGCTCGACGGAGTGGTGAAAGCCGCGCTCGATGAAGCCGGCCTTGCGCTTGACGAGATCGACGCCATAGCCGCGACGGCCGGACCCGGCCTTATCGGCGGGCTGATCGTCGGCCTGACGACGGCCAAGGCGATCGCGGCAGCAAGTGGCAAGGCGCTTGTCCCGGTCAATCATCTGGAAGGCCACGCACTGACCGCACGCCTTACGGACAGGATTGATTTCCCCTATCTGCTTCTGCTCGTTTCGGGCGGGCACACGCAGATCGTTCACGTGGAGGGGGTCGGGCGCTATCAGCGCTGGGCCTCCACCATAGACGATGCGCTGGGCGAGGCATTCGACAAGACAGCCAAGCTTCTCGGGCTGCCCTACCCCGGTGGCCCGAGCGTGGAAAAGGCGGCCGCGGATGGCGACCCGAAACGCTTCGCCTTTCCGCGCCCACTGAAAGGTGAAGCGCGACCCGATTTTTCCTTCTCCGGTCTCAAGACAGCGGTGCGGCGGGAAGCCACCTCGCTTGCCCCATTGAGCGACACTGACATCGCCGACATCTGCGCCTCTTTCCAAAAGGCAGTCACGGAAACATTGAGCGACCGGGTGGCGCGAAGTCTTGCACGTTTTCGCCAGACGCACCCCGTTCTCGAAACGCCGGCCCTTGTGGTTGCGGGTGGCGTCGCGGCCAATCAGGCGATCCGCGCGGCACTCGATGCGCTTTGCGAGAATGCCGGCTTCCGGCTCATCGCGCCGCCTCTGCGTCTTTGTGGAGACAATGCTGCGATGATCGCCTGGGCGGGGCTCGAGCGGCTGGAAGCGGGTCTCGAAGAAGACGAGGCGATGGGCTTTGCTCCGCGCCCGCGCTGGCCGCTGGATCAGGCATCGGCCCCACTCTTCGGCGCGGGCAAACGGGGAGCCAAGGCATGAGAAAACCATGGACCATCGCGGTTCTGGGCGCGGGTGCATGGGGCACGGCGCTTGGTGCGGCCATGCTCACAGGCGGTCATCGCGCGAGGCTATGGGCGCGCGATGAAACGCTGGCACAGGCGATCAACGCAGATCACATCAACGCGCGCTACCTGCCCGGGGTCACGCTTGATACGCGGCTTGTTGCCACGAGCATCCTGCCGGATGCACTCGAAGATGCCGACTGCGTCCTCGCCGTAACACCTGCACAGACCCTGCGGACGGTTCTGGCCGATGCCGGCCCGCATGTGTCGAAAGGCATCCCGATTGTCCTATGCGCCAAGGGCATCGAACGAGAGACGGGCAGGCTCATGTCCGAAATCGCCGTAGAAGCGCTGCCGGAAAACCCTGTCGCCGCCCTTTCCGGCCCGAGCTTTGCGAGCGATCTGGCGCGCGGGCTGCCAACCGCCGTGACGGTTGCGGCGAACAATGCCGATCTGGCCGTTACGCTCGCCGAACAGCTCTCCGCACCACGCCTGCGCTGCTATTCGACCGACGATCTGACCGGCGTGGAAATTGGCGGCGCGCTGAAAAACGTTCTGGCGATCGCCGCCGGCGCAACCCATGGCGCGGGGCTTGGCGCGAGCGCGTCGGCAGCCCTCATTACCCGGGGCTTCGTGGAGCTGCGGCGTATCGGCGAAGCCTTCGGTGCGCGACCCGACACGCTTATGGGATTATCCGGGCTTGGTGATCTGATCCTGACCTGCGGCTCGGAGCAATCGCGCAATTTTGCTTATGGGGCGGCACTCGGACGCGGCGAAAGCCTTGAAGGCCGACCGCTTGCCGAAGGCGCCCACACGGCAGGCATCGCCGCGCGCATCGTGCGCGAACGCGGGCTGGAAGCACCAATCATCGAAAGCGTGACAGAGCTGCTCAAGGGGCGACTGACCGTGCAGAAAGCCATGGAAGCGCTGCTTTCGCGCCCGCTCAAGAGTGAAACCTGAAACAGGGGGAAAATCATGATCTTTGCCATCATCTGCCGGGACAAGCCCGGCCATCTGGACACGCGAATGGGCGCACGACCCGACCATGTGGAATACCTGAACGGACTGAATGAGAACGGCGCCCTGAAATTTGCCGGTCCTTTCCTCGATGAGGACGGCAAGCCATGCGGCAGCCTTGTCGCAGTGGAAGTGGAAGATCAGGCGGCTGCCGAACTGATCGCCGCCGCAGATCCATATGCACTTGCGGGCCTGTTCGAATCCGTTGAAATACGGGCTTGGAACTGGGTCTTCAACAATCCGGAGAATGCGTGATGGCCTATTGGCTGTTCAAGTCCGAGCCTTCCACATGGTCTTGGGAGATGCAGAAAAAGAAGGGCGACGAAGGCGAGCAATGGGACGGCGTGCGCAACTATCAGGCACGCAACAACATGCGCGAGATGAAGATCGGCGACCTCGGATTCTTCTATCACTCGGTCAAGGAGACCTCCGTGGTGGGCATTGTGGAGGTGTGTGCGCTGGCGCATCCCGACAGCACCACCGATGATCCTCGCTGGGAATGCGTGGACATCCGCGCGGTAAAGGACATTCCTCAACCCGTGACGCTGGCCGAGATCAAGGCCAACCCGAAACTTTCGGAGATGATTCTGGTCAACAATTCGAGACTTTCCGTTCAGCCGGTGCGGTCAGACGAATGGGCCGAGATCTGCCGCATGGGCGGCCTCGACAAGGCACCCTGAGAAGATCCACGTGCGGCGCATCACCCCGGACAATGCGGCGGCGTTCATCCGCGCCAACACGACGCTGATGCGCCCGCCACATGTGCCGGAGGTCGCGCTCCATCTGGCCGATGAGGCGCACGATCTGTGGCAACGAACGGAGGAGGAGCTTGCAGAGATCGGCCTGCCGCCGCCTTTCTGGGCCTTCGCATGGGCAGGCGGTCAGGGGCTTTCGCGCTACATCCTCGATCGCCCCGAAACCGTTCGCGGGAAAACCGTGCTCGACTTCGCCACCGGGTCCGGGCTTGTCGCCATTGCCGCAGTAAAGGCTGGCGCGAAACATGTATTGGCAGCGGACATAGACCCGTTCAGCGCACCAGCCTGTTCGCTGAACATGGCAGCAAACGATGTGACATTTGAAACCACGCTGGACGATCTCACGGGCACTGCGGGCGAATGGGACGTGGTGCTTGCCGGCGATGTATTCTACGACCGGGCTATGACCGACACGCTGGTGCCATGGTTCGAGAATTTGTCAAATGCAGGCTCGACGGTCATTGTCGGTGACCCCGGCCGCAGTTACCTGCCACGCACACGTCTTACCGAACTGACGAGTTATAACGTACCGGTGACCCGTGCGCTGGAAGACGCAGAGGTGAAGCACACAACCGTCTGGCAATTTGCTTGACCACTTTGTGGAGTGCGGGTTCAATCCGGCCTGCTGGACATGTGAGGAGAACCCCATGGATTTCGCCGGTCTCAACTATCTCGCCATCCTCGTTGCCGCCATCGCAGCTTTCATGTTCGGCGCCATTTATTATGGCGCGCTCGGCAAACCATGGATGAAGGCCGCACGCATCAAGCCCGAAGAAGCGAAGATGGAGCCAGCGCTTTTCATCACCTCCTTCGTGGCCGAGCTGATCATGGCGTGGGTTCTGGCCGGCGTGATCGGCCATCTGGGGGCCGGGCAGGTGACCTTCTGGAACGGCATCGTCTCCGGCGCATTCATCTGGCTGGGTTTCATGGCCACGACCGTGGCCGTCAACCAGCGCTATGAAGGCTTCGGCTGGGACCTGACCCTGATCGACGCCGGCCACTGGCTGGGTGTCGCCCTTATCATGGGCGGGATCATCGGCTTGTTCGGCGTTTTATCAGTCTAAAACCATCACTATTGATGTTCTAGACATCAATTCTAAAAGACATTATATACACTCTAAGACGGAGCGCCAATGATAACCGCAGCACAGATGCGCGCCGCCCGTGCCCTGTTGGGCATCGACCAGAAGCAGCTGGCCGAGCTTTCGGGCGTTTCCCTGCCAACCATTCAAAGGATGGAGGCAAGCGAAGGCAATGTGCGCGGTGTGGTCGACACGCTTTCCAAGGTGGTCGAGGCGCTGGGGGCAGCCGGCATAGAGCTTATAGGCGAACATGCACCCAGCTACGGCACCGGACGCGGCGTGCGCTTCAGGGAGCCCACCCCGCCTAAGGCGAAATCCGTCTGAGACAACGCAGTTCCAGCAAAAGTGGGAGCCGGTTTTGCGTCCGGAACTGCGGGAGACGATGAGAACGCAACGGCGACCGCCTGCAAAAACGCCGACGGCCTACCGCTGCCGATGGTATGAGGCTTTTCCATGCAGGCTCGCGCCACGCGCCCTGGTTTCACTGCTCTGTTCACCCCAAAATTACTGACCGTACTGCGCGAAGGCTACGGCCCTGGGGCACTCAAGGCCGATATCGTAGCCGGCCTGACGGTTGCGATCATCGCGTTGCCCTTGTCCATGGCCATCGCCATCGCTTCGGGCGTAGGGCCGGAGCGCGGTCTTTACACGGCCATTGTGGGCGGGTTTCTGGTCTCCGCCCTTGGTGGCAGCCGATTTCAGATCGGTGGGCCGGCAGGCGCATTCATCGTGCTCGTTTTCGCCACGGTGCAGGCGCACGGCACAGACGGGCTGATCCTTGCCACCTTCCTCTCCGGGTTCATCCTGCTTGCCATTGGTCTTCTAAGACTCGGCACCTTCATCAAATATGTGCCCTATCCCGTCACCGTGGGTTTCACCTCGGGCATCGCCGTCATCATCCTGACGAGCCAGCTCAAGGATTTCTTCGGCCTCACGCTGAGAGGCACGGAGCCTGGGCCTTTCATCCCCAAACTGCAGGCGCTGGCGGAAGCAGCGCCGACGGTGAACGCCGCAGCACTTCTGCTGGCGCTTGGATCGGTGGCGGTGATCGTCGGGCTGCGCCGCTGGCGGCCGCACTGGCCGGGCTTTCTCATCGCCGTGGTGGCGGCCACACTGGTCGCCTGGGCGCTGGGTCTGCCGGTGGAAACCATCGGCTCGCGGTTCGGAGGCATTCCGCAAATGCTGCCTGCCCCGCAGTTGCCGGACCTCAGCACCGACAAGATCGTGGCCGTGCTGCCCGCCGCTTTCTCGTTTGCGCTTCTGGGCGGCATCGAGAGCTTGCTTTCGGCGGTGGTAGCCGATTCCATGACCGGTCGCCGGCACCGCTCCAACAGCGAGTTGGTGGCGCAGGGTGCAGCCAATATCGGTTCGGCCCTCTTTGGCGGCTTCTGCGTGACCGGCACTATCGCGCGCACGGCGGCCAATGTACGAGCCGGCGCGCGCGGCCCGGTTTCGGGCATGCTGCATTCGCTGTTCCTGCTCGCTTTCATGCTGGTGGCCGCGCCGCTGGCGCGCTTCATTCCACTTTCAGCCCTTGCGGCTATTCTGGCTGTGGTGGCCTGGAACATGGCGGAGAAGCACCAGTTTGCAGCACTGCTGCGTTCCTCATGGGGGGATGCGATCGTGCTTCTGGTGACGTTCCTGCTGGTGGTATTCCGCGACCTGACGGAGGGCATTCTGGTAGGCTTCGGCCTGGGCGCGCTGCTCTTTCTGCATCGCATGTCGGAGGCCGTGCGCGTGGAGCATGGTGTTGCCTCGCTGAGAGATCAGCCCGACAATGGCGAGCGACCGTATAACGCCGAAACAGCAACCGACAACGATGTGGTTGTCTACCGTATTGCCGGCGCATTTTTCTTCGGCGCGGCGGCTGCTGTGGGAGCAGCACTCGACCGGATTGGCGGCCAGCCCAAAGCGTATGTCATCGACATCGGCTCGGTGAGTTTTCTCGATTCCACGGCGGCAGCCACCATTGAAGGTTTCGTGCGCAAGGCACGCCAGCAGAGAGCCAATGTCTACCTGGTAGGGGCGAACCAGCCAGTGCGGAGATTGCTGCGCACACACGGGTTGAAACCGCCGGCATTGCGGTTCTACACCCGGTTCGACGACGCCCTCGCCGCCGCAAGGCGGGATGCGTCCGGATAGTTTATTTCGACTGTTCTTCCAGCGAGTGCTTCATGATGAGCGGCATCTGGCTCATCGTGAACAAAATGGTGATCGGCATGATGCCCCACACTTTGAACGCGACCCAGGTGTCGGTGGAGAACATGCGCCACACCACCTCGTTGACCACCGCCAGAAAGATGAAGAACAGCCCCCAGCGCAGGGTGAGCTTGCGCCAGCCTTCCGCATCCAGCTTGAAAGCGGAATCGAACACGTAGCCAAGCAGCGACTTGCCGAAGGCGAGACCGCCCAGAAGCACCACTCCAAACAGCGTGTTGACGATGGTCGGCTTCATCTTGATGAAGATTTCACTGTGCAGATAGAGCGTCAGCGCGCCGAACACGAACACCACCACCCCCGAGACCAACGGCATGATGGGCAGTGTGCGGGTGAGGATCCACGAAGCCGTGAGCGCTACTGCCGTAGCGGCCATGAAAAGCGCGGTCGCCACGAAAAGCGGGCCTCCGAGATTGCCCAACGCGGGAACAAGCTCCACAAGCCATTCCCCGCGCGAATTGGCGAAGAAGAACACCATGAGGGGTCCCAGCTCCAGCGCCAGCTTCAAAAGCGGGTTGATTTCCTTGCGCTTGGGATCGGCGGGGTCGCGTTCGAACACGGGTTTTTCGCTCACGCTTACTGAACTCCTGCAATTGCCTTGGCAAAATCGCTCGCCGAGAAAGGCTCCAGATCGTCGACCTGTTCGCCGACGCCGATGAAATAGACCGGCAGCTTGTGCTTGGCGGCGATGGAAACGAGGATACCGCCGCGTGCCGTGCCGTCGAGCTTGGTCATAACAAGGCCGTTGACGCCCGCAACATTGCGAAAGATTTCGACCTGATTAAGGGCATTCTGTCCGGTGGTGGCATCCACCGTCTGGAGGACAGTGTGCGGCGCATCGGGATCGTGCTTGCCAAGCACGCGCACGATCTTCTCAAGCTCCGCCATCAGCTCGGCCTTGTTCTGCAACCGGCCGGCGGTGTCGATGATGAGCACATCGGAGCCGGCCTCCTTCGCCTTTTCATAGGCATCGTAGGCAAGGCCCGCCGCATCCGCGCCCAGTTTTGATGAAACGACCGGTGAGCCAGTGCGCTCGCCCCAGATTTTCAATTGCTCGATTGCCGCGGCGCGGAAGGTGTCGCCGGCGCCCAGCGTCACCGACAGCCCACCTTCGGTCAGCTTTGCGGCCAGCTTGCCGATTGTGGTCGTCTTGCCGGTGCCGTTGACGCCAACAACGAGAATGACATGCGGCTTGTGCGACAGGTCGAGCTCGAGAGGCATGGCGACGGGTGCCAGAACCTTCTCGATTTCCTCGGCCATGACAGCCTGCACTTCCTCACCTGACACGTCCTTGCCGTAACGGCCCGAAGCCAGTGCATCGGTGACGCGCATGGCGGTCTCAAGACCGAGATCGGCGCGGAGAAGAACGTCTTCGAGATCCTGAAGCGTGTCTTCATCCAGCTTGCGCTTGGTGAATACGCCGGCGATGGAATCGCGCAGCTCGCGCGACGAACGCGAAAGCCCCTCGCGCAGACGCTGGAACCATGGCTTGCGCGGTTCGGACGCTTGTGGCTCGGGCGCCTTCTCTTCCACGCGCTCGACTGCTTTGGAGACGGCGATCTTGCCTGCGGCAACGGCTGGCGCAGATTCGGCGACGGGCGTGATGTTGCCAGCGTCGCGTCGCCCCTCATCCTCACCTTCTCCCCGTTCACGGGGAGAAGGGGTCGCGGGCGTTGCGTCTGAAACTTCGACCTTCGGTTCCGGGGCTTCGTCGGCCTCGGCCTTTTCCGCAACCTCGATGACGGGTTCCGCTTCCTTCTCCCCGCCAGCGGGGAGAAGGTGGTCCGAAGGACCGGATGAGGGGCTTGCGTCGTCGGTCGAGGGTGTCGGCGCGGCCTCGACGGCAGGCTTGATGTCGTCAGCGTCGCGCTGCCCCTCATCCTCACCTTCTCCCCGCTCGCGGGGAGAAGGGGGCGCGGGCGTCGCGTCTGAAATTTCGGCCTTCGGCTCTGGCTCTGGCTCTGGCTCTGGCTCTGGCTCTGGCTCTGGCTCTGGCTCTGGCTCTGGCTCTGGCTCTGGCTCTGGCTCTGGCTCTGGCTCTGGCTCTGGCTCTGGCTCTGGCTCTGGCTCTGGCTCTGGCTCTGGCTCTGGCTCTGGCTCTGGCTCTGGCTCTGGCTCTGGCTCTGGCTCTGGCTCTGGCTCTGGCTCTGGCTCTGGCTCTGGCTCTGGCTCTGGCTCTGGCTCTGGCTCTGGCTCTGGCTCTGGCTCTGGCTCTGGCTCTGGCTCTGGCTCTGGCTCTGGCTCTGGCTCTGGCTCTGGCTCTGGAACAATTTCACGGGTGGCTTTCTCACCCGTCAAGGCTTCATCTGCCTGCGCAACAGCAGCGGTCTCTGAAGCCTTCGCCTCTTCCGCCTCGTCAGGCTTGGTTTCCTCAACCTCTTTCTTGCCGAAGGAGAAAACCTTTTTGATAAATCCGAATGCCAT
This region includes:
- a CDS encoding SulP family inorganic anion transporter, producing the protein MQARATRPGFTALFTPKLLTVLREGYGPGALKADIVAGLTVAIIALPLSMAIAIASGVGPERGLYTAIVGGFLVSALGGSRFQIGGPAGAFIVLVFATVQAHGTDGLILATFLSGFILLAIGLLRLGTFIKYVPYPVTVGFTSGIAVIILTSQLKDFFGLTLRGTEPGPFIPKLQALAEAAPTVNAAALLLALGSVAVIVGLRRWRPHWPGFLIAVVAATLVAWALGLPVETIGSRFGGIPQMLPAPQLPDLSTDKIVAVLPAAFSFALLGGIESLLSAVVADSMTGRRHRSNSELVAQGAANIGSALFGGFCVTGTIARTAANVRAGARGPVSGMLHSLFLLAFMLVAAPLARFIPLSALAAILAVVAWNMAEKHQFAALLRSSWGDAIVLLVTFLLVVFRDLTEGILVGFGLGALLFLHRMSEAVRVEHGVASLRDQPDNGERPYNAETATDNDVVVYRIAGAFFFGAAAAVGAALDRIGGQPKAYVIDIGSVSFLDSTAAATIEGFVRKARQQRANVYLVGANQPVRRLLRTHGLKPPALRFYTRFDDALAAARRDASG
- a CDS encoding septation protein A, with protein sequence MSEKPVFERDPADPKRKEINPLLKLALELGPLMVFFFANSRGEWLVELVPALGNLGGPLFVATALFMAATAVALTASWILTRTLPIMPLVSGVVVFVFGALTLYLHSEIFIKMKPTIVNTLFGVVLLGGLAFGKSLLGYVFDSAFKLDAEGWRKLTLRWGLFFIFLAVVNEVVWRMFSTDTWVAFKVWGIMPITILFTMSQMPLIMKHSLEEQSK
- the ftsY gene encoding signal recognition particle-docking protein FtsY, producing the protein MAFGFIKKVFSFGKKEVEETKPDEAEEAKASETAAVAQADEALTGEKATREIVPEPEPEPEPEPEPEPEPEPEPEPEPEPEPEPEPEPEPEPEPEPEPEPEPEPEPEPEPEPEPEPEPEPEPEPEPEPEPEPEPEPEPEPEPEPEPEPEPEPEPEPEPEPKAEISDATPAPPSPRERGEGEDEGQRDADDIKPAVEAAPTPSTDDASPSSGPSDHLLPAGGEKEAEPVIEVAEKAEADEAPEPKVEVSDATPATPSPRERGEGEDEGRRDAGNITPVAESAPAVAAGKIAVSKAVERVEEKAPEPQASEPRKPWFQRLREGLSRSSRELRDSIAGVFTKRKLDEDTLQDLEDVLLRADLGLETAMRVTDALASGRYGKDVSGEEVQAVMAEEIEKVLAPVAMPLELDLSHKPHVILVVGVNGTGKTTTIGKLAAKLTEGGLSVTLGAGDTFRAAAIEQLKIWGERTGSPVVSSKLGADAAGLAYDAYEKAKEAGSDVLIIDTAGRLQNKAELMAELEKIVRVLGKHDPDAPHTVLQTVDATTGQNALNQVEIFRNVAGVNGLVMTKLDGTARGGILVSIAAKHKLPVYFIGVGEQVDDLEPFSASDFAKAIAGVQ